A single genomic interval of Lathyrus oleraceus cultivar Zhongwan6 chromosome 7, CAAS_Psat_ZW6_1.0, whole genome shotgun sequence harbors:
- the LOC127104342 gene encoding zinc finger BED domain-containing protein RICESLEEPER 2-like — protein sequence MNHHILKCAKKPRTIDPTQTILTYPSAEGSSLGHVSSKFDKQACRKALSIFVVLDEQPFSAVEGEGFKYYSKVMQPQFTLPSRRTVARDCFQLHLDEKQKLKAFFKSDCNRVALTTDCWTSIQNQNYLTLTAHFVDNEWNYQKRIISFTVIPNHKGDTVGRKIEEVLRDWGIRNVSTITVDNATSNDVAVAYLHRKISTMNGMMGAGKCFHMRCAAHILNLVVNEGLKDKHLSITSVRDAVRFVKSSPHRAAKFKECIEFAGITCKKLVCLDVSTRWNATYLMLEAAEKFQAAFDKLEYEESSYREFFGKGSPPSSDDWDIVRAFISFLKLFYEATNVFSTSQSVSLRSAFHQVSAIYCELKQATMNLNGVFASVGGDMMEKYNRYWGCATKMNKLIYFGIILDPRYKLSYIEWTFKDMYGVGSVFATGLIKSIKESLQKLYDWYKQAYDQNHNRQPLGNGENNVSNDETTAGHPSLMARADAFEQHLEEQDSIDQQNELEGFYSSNVYGCIRKCL from the exons ATGAACCATCACATTCTAAAATGTGCAAAGAAGCCTAGAACCATTGATCCCACCCAAACTATTCTGACATACCCCTCTGCAGAAGGATCTAGTTTAGGTCATGTTAGCTCCAAATTTGACAAGCAAGCTTGTAGAAAAGCTTTGTCAATTTTTGTGGTTCTAGATGAACAACCATTTAGTGCAGTTGAGGGGGAAGGTTTTAAGTACTATTCTAAAGTAATGCAGCCCCAGTTTACTCTCCCATCTAGGCGTACAGTAGCTAGAGACTGTTTTCAGCTACACTTGGATGAGAAACAAAAACTAAAAGCCTTCTTTAAGTCTGACTGCAATAGAGTAGCACTTACTACTGATTGTTGGACTTCTATCCAAAATCAAAACTACTTAACCCTTACGGCACACTTTGTGGATAACGAATGGAACTATCAAAAGAGAATTATAAGCTTCACAGTTATTCCAAACCACAAGGGTGATACGGTAGGTAGGAAGATTGAAGAGGTGTTAAGGGATTGGGGAATTAGGAATGTGTCTACCATAACTGTTGATAATGCAACTTCAAATGATGTAGCTGTAGCATATTTGCATAGAAAAATATCAACTATGAATGGGATGATGGGGGCTGGAAAATGTTTTCATATGAGGTGTGCTGCTCACATATTGAATTTGGTGGTAAATGAGGGTTTGAAAGATAAGCATTTGTCTATTACTAGTGTTAGGGATGCTGTTAGATTTGTCAAGTCCTCACCTCATAGGGCAGCCAAGTTTAAAGAATGCATTGAATTTGCTGGAATAACTTGTAAAAAACTAGTATGTCTCGATGTTTCAACTCGTTGGAACGCGACATATTTGatgcttgaggctgcagagaaATTTCAAGCTGCTTTTGATAAGCTTGAGTATGAAGAGTCGAGCTATAGGGAGTTCTTTGGAAAAGGTAGTCCTCCTAGTAGTGATGATTGGGACATTGTTAGAGCTTTCATCTCTTTTTTAAAGTTATTCTATGAAGCAACTAATGTTTTTTCCACCTCTCAAAGTGTGAGTTTGCGTAGTGCTTTTCACCAAGTGTCTGCGATCTATTGTGAGCTGAAGCAAGCTACTATGAACTTGAATGGTGTTTTTGCAAGTGTGGGTGGGGACATGATGGAAAAGTATAATAGATATTGGGGGTGTGCTACTAAGATGAACAAGTTGAtttattttggaatcattttggatCCAAGATACAAGTTGAGTTATATTGAGTGGACTTTTAAGGATATGTATGGAGTCGGATCTGTGTTTGCTACCGGGTTGATCAAATCTATAAAAGAGAGCTTACAAAAATTGTATGATTGGTATAAGCAAGCTTATGACCAAAATCATAATAGACAACCTCTTGGTAATGGTGAAAACAATGTTTCCAATGATGAAACAACAGCTGGCCATCCTTCACTAATGGCTAGAGCCGATGCTTTTGAGCAACATTTAGAGGAACAAGACTCGATTGATCAACAAAATGAGCTTGAGGGTTTTTACTCTAGTAA TGTCTACGGTTGCATCAGAAAGTGCCTTTAG